AGACTATAAATAATCAACATATCCATgtgaaaaatacatatataaaaagATTTGTGTTCATATCCCTTCCTAACCCTTTTTAGCAGACAGGACACTGGTAAATAGAATAACGGTGTTTGAATAGAATTACCAtctgttagcatgttagcattgGCATGGTTACACTGACATAACAAACGTCTTGGCGTATGATGTCAAGACGGAGGACCATGcgcagcaacatgattggtcgatgGATGGATAGTTTTAAAAACAAAGTCATCAATGGCTTTGTACAGTGGTATGTCTACAACTGAACAGTCTTCATCGCATGAAGACGTGGGTTTGTATGGGGGTGTGCGGTGGGGAGGGGACCGAGGCCGCGGCCagtccttcctctcttctcctcactcGTCTCCCTTCATCTTCATCTGGGCCTGCATGTGAGCGATCATCTGGTGCATGCGTCTCAGCTGAAGGGCGGGAAATAACAATTGTTATTCAGCAATGCTAGACCAAAATGTATGTGTTGAaggataaaaatacaatttcGGTGGTCACCAAAACATCCAAAGTTACACAGGTTAATATATGAATTCCTTTTCCAATTTCATTACGCTTTCTTGGTAGAATagctccatctagtggcagATGGTGGGAACGTCCATTAACCCCAGTAAATCAATTATTATTGATAAAACGCTAAAGGTTTTGTTCAGTTTAATTCACATTGAAGATGCATTACTTGAACTGAATTTAAAGGAGGAGTAAAAGGTACGCCACACTGGATAACACACACAGTCCCGTCCCCCCATGCTTTTGAATGGAGGGGATGCAGGAATGCTAACCCACAAAATAACTGGTGTAACAAGAAAATAATGATCTACATGACATTCAGCAATTCAAAACGAATGCAATTATTTTGAACCCCTGAAATAGATTTTGACCAAAACAGATTTAATCAATGaagtcatcacacacacacacacacacacacacacacacacacacacacacacacacacacacacacacacacacacacacacacacacacacctcagcctcCTTCTGCAAGAGGATCTGGTCCTTATCCATGACATCCTCCTCCACGTTTCTACAGAGGGGCCAAACAAAGAGGACATTTGAGATGACATTCGGGGAACAATCCTTTGCACAGATCTAGCAGTGAACCGGTGGCCCTCTCACCTGCCACTCCTCTTCAGTCTCTCGGAGCGGAAGTTCTCGTAGTGCAGGTCCTGGGTCACCTCCTGCAGGTCCTGCATGTGAGTCCTgcagaatgaaaataaaaagggTGACGCAATTACTTTTGTGTACACTAGGGGGCAGTAGAGCCTCTACTTAATTCACATCACGTTAATGGCTCAGTTATGGTCCCCTTCGATGTAACACAATGATCACAGAGACGCTTTGActcagtcgtgaacctgttttggttgtgCGTCGGGtatagtgagcggaccaatcacagcccctgGTGCTGCGTCGCCACCAagcaaggttacaatttttgggagccgcacgtcaggcccttgcggtggacgaaAGGACGGTCCACAAGGACGCAAGTGGTCcataaacccccttgcgttgcctCGATGTGGAACCATCATTTGACCTTAAGGACCTccattaacccccccccaccaacttccacacaccctcccacccaacccccacccatccatcctcccacccaccaatccatccatccacccatccacccatccacacacccgCCCGATCTatcaaccatccatccatcaatccagcccAACGAGTAGGCAGTGTCTTGGGGGGcaacggagagagagggcgaggcaCTCACACCAGCATGGTGCGCAGCTTGAGGAAGTCGTTGTGCTCGGggttctccacctccaccacgccCCAGGGGTACAGCCGCCCGCGGATCTTCTTCCCCTTCACCTCGATCAGCTGGTTGGAGCCGATGACGGCGAAGGGAATGCTGGCCTGGGCAGAGCGACACCGACGGGAAGGGACGACACCccaggtggggagggagggagggggacacagACAGGGAGAACAAGGAATCATGGTGTTATAACAGACGGGAAGTGCAAGGGAAGGAAGTAGGAGATAGGGTAAGACACTCAGGGGTAGTCATCACTCACATGGGTCCCTGGGGAAACTGCTGAATAATAATGGATGACGCTTTATAAACAACAAATGCTGAAGACGCTTCAGAAGTGTTGGTGACGGTACGCGGCGGGCAGGAAGTGACCTCACCTTCAGCACTCTGGTCTGCTCCTTGAACTCCTCGTCTTCATCCGAGTCGGCGTCGGGAAGCTGGTAGATCTTGATGCCGTGCTCGGCGATCTCGTCCAGGATCTAGAAGGAGGCAGCGCCGGGTCAACACCATCGTATGACATATAAACAGAAATAAAGAACCACCAGCCGCGTGTAAACAAAGTGCGTCCAACCCGACCGAGCGTGTTGCTGTAGTCCGCTTGACCGACGACATTTCACCGCAAAATAAAAGGAGTTCCCCTTAATTATTTTGCGAGTAATCTTTAGAAGATTACTCTTCTAAAGACTAAACGTATCAATGTAGATTACCTAACACCACTTATTCCGGAATACAGCTTAGAATCTGAATTCACTTTATATCGTTTTGGGGTCGGAGGAAGTTGGAAAACTAGCACACTTCAAGATACCTATTCCTCGGGAAAGGATAACGACTTGTGTCGAGGCAGAACAAAACAGCCGCCACTAACTGGAGTAATTGGGAGAGACACATGGTGAAAGGCCTCACGTTTAATTAGACTGTGGCAGGGGGCTTGGATggaatgagagggagggggatggaggggggggggggagagagagagggggcggtcgaCAACAATGTAGAggcaggtgtttgtttgtgcgtgtgacaACCGGTGAAGAAACAATGTCCAACAAAAGGAGCATTCTTGTGCGGCCAGCTCAGGCACAGATGTTGTGTATTTATTATTCCAAAATATCAAAGCCACATTTGACTTTTGCACactatctccccctccccgtggATAGCATATTTCAACCCACAATGCCGTTGTGTGTAAGGAAGCCAAGATAATATGGACGTGCTTGTTTTCCTGCCTCGGAGCTGGGGCTTTCATGTACCATATGAAAGGGCCAGACGGGTTGAGTCAGCCGGACCCAAGAGGCGAGCAGAGTTCAAGCAGGGCTGTGCTACGGACCAGACTACCGTTCCACCGCCGCTTGTTATGGCTGCTGCTGTGTTTTCTCAGTGGGCtcccaggggtgtgtgtgtgtgtgtgtgtgtgtgtgtgtgtgtgtgtgtgtgtgtgtgtgtgtgtgtgtgtgtgtgtgtgtgtgtgtgtgtgtgtgtgtgtgtgtgtgtgtgtgtgtgtgtgtgtgtgtgtgttattgttggtAGCAGATCTAAAAACAAACAGATGTCgcggggcacacacacacacacaacctggcgGAGAACGTGACAACTACACTCAACCTGCCGAACATACAACCTCCCTTTCTCTATCTTGCACGCACACTCattgtgcacgcacacacacacacacacacacactgatgctcACACActgatgttcacacacacacacacacacacacacacacacacacacacacacacacacacacacacacacacacacacacacacacacacacacacacacacacacacacacacacctctttgaTATAGCTGGATAAACATCACTTTGCTGGAGCAAAACGAAAATTTTGGGAAACATTGCAGACAATGGCAAAATAAACATATCTGACACAATGGCAGGGAAAAAATGACACAATCAACAAATACTGTGACAAGAGCAGTGAACCAAATGGTGCAACAAATCTCATACAGATTACTTGGCGAAAAAAAGCTTTAAAAGACTGAAAAGTTAAgaagcaacacaaacacaacaactgtTTCCGAAACAACTTGTTTTTTGCAGACGAGGTCCAACCGTAAAACGCTAAGGGAAGACCCTATGTCACAAGCACTTCTTTGCGCAAACACAAATGCTGCAAAATGGCTATTTACCCTGAATTATTCACCAGAGTACCATGTGTTTACTGCAGCATGATGCCTATAATCATGAGCTCCAGAGTGATCCGATGAGAAAATCACTGGCTCCACCTAATCCATGTTGTTGCCAGCCAATCCAGTGCAAGCGATGAGGCCGCCACGCCCGACTCTAGTCGGCCTTCATGTAGCGTCGTGCTTTCATTGGCCGAGCGATGCTGGCAGCGGCAGCCATTTTCATTTTATGACTATCTTGTTGGATTGCAACCAGGACACGGCACTGTATACAGTATAGTTATTTTGGGAATCTATAAGTAATGAACCTAAATCATCAACGATCCTTTAGGTGATGGATAACAGACATCAAATCTGTCACCAGACTCACTAGTAATAATTACTCACTACTAGTAATGCTCTAGTGCCTTGCTCAAACCTGCTTGGAAAGGATTATGGACAGAGGAACTCCTACCATGAGGGACGTTAAACAGGTCTAGTTCAATTAAAGCACATTTATTATAAGCTTATTTCATGTAAGAATTCATGTCGATAAATCGAAtcttcaagaacaaacaaagggcTGCACCACCTTTCCTCATTTTATTCTATGGTCAAGTTCAAATGACTGAGGTGAATCAGTACGCTTTAACAGACAATAGTCTCTTAaagcgtgtgtatgtatttttagAGCTGAAACCCATTCTGGACCTTGTTGCcgtgagtgtgtgagtcagATGTGACCTAAATACGGCTGAGCTCGTGCAGATATAATTACCTAGGTTAAGCCATGGGAGAAGTGGGCGATTTTGGAAAAATGACAGTCTACGTGTCAAAAGTGCCTCACCACAACGTAAGAGTGGACCAATCCGACCATTACACGAATCCAGTGGCTGATTGCAGCAACACGAGGGAATAATATTTTTCTTGTGGTTTTTCCTTTTGTTAGAAGACAAATAGACCAAAACATATTAGCACAACTGAAATAACCACAAATCGTCAACTGGACAAAAGCcccctttaaaaacaaaacccaGGGAGTAAAcaagaagaataaaaaaatctgaatgaacatgtgtgcgtgcgtgtgtggtagaGCTGAAACGCCTTTGTGTCTCTTCAGGCCTGGCATGGTTTCTGTGTCAATTAAACCACGGCTGGAGCAGGTCGACCGGGGGAACAATACTTGGAAGTGGAAAAATGTTCCAGAGCTCACGTATGAGATCAACAATGTGGAGTGAGAAgcacaaaaaaataatgaaatcgACACAGAATGacacaaacattaacattatTACGGTCAAAACCTTGGCTTTACGCACCAGAATGGCACACATCCAAGGGTGCTTTAAGTTCGTCATTACACAAaattacaaaaaacaaaataaagtaagATGGCATCAGAGAAGAAATGCTCGGAGGAGGAAAATAAACCACCTCTTTCATTAAGTGTCATCTATTCCATTCCTAAAGGGGTCAACATTTGGTCAACATTCGttttctccacctctccctcgtcctccctccacctccctttctctccatccacccccccccccccccccccccctctctccatccccctgcccctctctcctgtcctcttcctGCAGTGAACCTGAGGGGCAAGCGAGTCCCAATAATACCTGAACCCAGGGAGGGCAAGGGGTATTACACTCaagcctcagacacacacacacacacagacacacccaattAAAAAGACTGGCATCAAAGGAACTCCAGGGTAAAAGTGCATGGCTACATGCATGAGCCTAatacttcagtgtgtgtgtgatgcagggCTTTGGGGATCCAGTGAGAGGATCCACAGCATAGTCTCAAACCATGGGGAATGAGACTTCTTCGCTCCCTCAGCTAAAACTCCCTTAGGCCACTCAGGGACAAAGGCAAACCGaactgaatacacacacacacaagattcaAGGGTCTTGATATGCACATCGATAGACATGTACAACCGACAAAGGACAGGGCCAGTACTTTTCATTTTTAGCAGATTAAAGTTAAACCTAGTCACTTAAGTCCACTACAGCTTTCCTATACTGGCCCCTCCcctgactaacacacacacacacacacacacacacacacacacacacacacacacacacacacacacacacacacacacacacacacacacacacacacacacacacacacacacacacacacgtctggacTCATCGGACCAGGGAACACCAGTGGAGCGCACCGAGGCAACCAATGTAGCCATGGTAACAAATAGGcatcacattaaaaaaaataaaggaagaaagaaaggaaagaatAGGAGCAAGTTTCAACAAATGTcgtcctcctgcacctcctcctgtgCCCGGCTGGTAGTAGTACAGTGGAGACCACCCACTGCACTCGGCCAGAGACTGATACCACTCATGGGGTCTGGTGATGAAGGGGGGGTTTACACACAGAGGGTAGACCGGGTGCAGGGCTGGCATTTTGAGCCCTACTTCTTGCTCTGGTGATCACAGGAGCCGCGTGGTTCTGCACAGGGTGGGCTGAATATGACGCTGAATATTCACACTGTTATCGTCATGTACCTGAGatagccggtgtgtgtgtgtgtgtgtgtgtgtgtgtgtgtgtgtgtgtgtgtgtgtgtgtcgacatgaggggaaatgtatatttattgtTATAAAATACGCAAAAGTGTGGTACATGCCAGGTCACAATGCCTGCCGGACAGAAGGAAAGTAAATACACCCGCGTGTTGGAGGCTGTGAGCGGAAAGGGACTGCACAgaaaatcccacacacacacacacacacacacacacacacacacacacacacacacacacacacacacacacacacacacacacacacacacacacacacacacacacacacacacacacacacacagagtaaccAGAGTTCAACTGTAATTCCTGACGAGTCCTTTACTTGCCAAGGAAAGCCTGAGAGCACACAAAGTCAGACATACGCACAGAGGACATTAAGAATCAAAATATAAACCAAAACAACTCTGAATCCCTAAGCAGTAATCATTACGTGCTCTTCTGACGACCCCATCCCGTCGATTCCCCCTTCTCAAAGTAAACACAATCCACAACCATGTGATTGCGGTTTAACAAAGTATGATGACAATACTgggcagtggagggggggggggcagtttgcGGACCCTTAATGGGTCCCGCCGGGGCCCTGGAGAACCGGTTCACACCGCAGGAGTCCGGCAGAGAGCACACTGCGCACAGGATGGCCCGGCGagacaatggggggggggtgacgaaTGAATAGGCCTGTCCAGAGTGACATACAGCGTCAgtgaggtgggtgggtgggagatCGGGCTGTCATGAGGAGataagagggaggaggaggaggaggaggaggaggaggaggaggaggaggaggaggaggaggagaacctatTGTCTGTGGTTGTTTATGTTGTTCTGGTCCCATCAGGGCAGCAAGAACAGGGAAGGAGCTTGGTTCTCCGCCCACTGCCCATCACTCAAACCACAATTATTTGTTACGTGATTTGAGGCAATGAGGAAATTCTCTTCGCCGCTAACTCGAGGGTGAGGGAAGGCATGAGGCTGGACGTAATTTCCTTTTCCATGGTACGATGACACGAACTAATGCCATCCACACCCATTTTTTCATCAGTCGTGATTAAGAATGAAACCAAAACATACAGcaagaagaaaaaagagaaaccaACTTGTTGTGAAGAACTCCCACCTGCTGCATGAGTCACATTCACTCTTCCCAGCAGGGGGTCCGAAGTTGAAAAGCCCCTGCGCATTCTCCCAGCGCCCACCTCTCAGACAGAAAACAAACTCAAGTAGGACCGCTCACCACTAAAGCCCTACACAGGATATGACTCCATGGGTGCAGATAGAGAGGATCAACCAGTAGGCCCGACTTGAGGCAACTTTATGAGTTACAGACCACTGTGACCGCAGCCAGGAAAATTGGCTTCAGAGGGCATTAAAGATTGAGCAGACAAAAGGGGCCCCCAGGAGGGCACTGCGTAACGGGAAGGCCATACCAGGAAAGCAGAAAGCCAAGGGGAGACTGCTAggatgggggggtggaggtTTTAGACAAGTGAACCAGAGGGGAGAGCTGGCGGTAGAACCCAGGGTGGCTATGGACTGCGGGCAAGCGAGGGCCGGTTCGCTGGCTTTGTTGCGTCCATGTGACGCTATGAGCGAGCGAGGGCCGGTTCGCTGGCTTTGTTGCGTCCGTGTGACGCTGAGCGAGCGCACCACCACGTCTTCTCGGTGAAAGGGTCTCGAGCCCTCTTGACAGATTGCAGGAAGTCTGCATTGTTCTCTACAAGCTGTTTCCCCCTAATAATGCGAGAAGGAGCTCGGCTTGAGCATGcatggaggcggggggggggggggggaagaaaaggGGCCTTAACCGAGGGACAAACGGCTCGCAAGCGGTGAGAAAGTGGTCCTGGACAAGAAACAAATACACTAATAAATATCAGGGGAACAACGCCAGGGTGATCCATCATgctttggcgggggggggggggggtccgacaGGTTGTTGGATGCCGGCGCGCTGACCTCCAGCGAGCACCGCTACACCTTAGAACCTGGTGGAGGTCCCAAGCACCACTACACCCAATCTGATCCGATCGAGCAGCAGGCGATTGTTCCTCCACTTGGGAGAGTCACTCAAGGGACAATGGCAATTCAATCATTTCAGATTGAAGAAAGTGCGCGTACTCGCATGCAGGAGGTCACAAAGTCGGCTTGGCTCCGGAGGTTGAGCCGGTTGACTTTAACTGGAAGGTTCCTGGTTGGATTCCTGGCTCATCCTAGcagagtgttgaggtgtccctctcccccccccccccagatcaaTTGCTGAATACAGTGTGGGCCGAAGGGACTGGTGGCAGGAAACAGTGGGTTGTGTTCATCTAAGAGGGACCGCGGGAACTAGCGGGCAGCTTCTAGGAAGGCCACCACACAATACCGGGGCATTTTCTCAATTAATAAATCCCTTAAGGGCAAAACAATGGAGACGTTCATGTTTGATGCTGAAACCACTATTGTACTTTGGCAGAACTACTTGGGTCGTTTGTGGTACGAGCCGTTTCAAGTGCGGGTCCTCAAAAGCACGACTTGGCTGCAGGACAAGTGTTTGTGCGTACAGGTTGTATGTGTCCGCGCCCCTGAGGGGCCAATGGCTCTCTACTTTTTCCCATAAGGTCACCATATCAGCCATTTTGTTCTTCCACAGGCGGACAGCAGGAAAGTAACCATTCTCCCACAGAGGAACCCGGTGAACAAAGCTGAGCTGGGTTAAGCTCCGGCCAGCCGGACAACCGTCTCCGGGTCCTGAATGAGAGGCCAGCAGGAGCCCTCCGAGCTGGCCTTAGTATATGTTACCTATGGtccactcctccttctccttagGAACCAAGAATGCTGTAGGAGAGACTGGCTGGAGGGACTTAAGCCATTAAGTCCTCCATATACCGTCCATCAGATTGTATTGGTTTATTTAATTAGTTGTTTATAACTGCCAATTACTTTCAGTTGTGGGGGCGTGGTGACCACACCCCTTTTCCCTTCTTTCTGTTGTAAATGCTTGATTGAGTACAATCGTTAGCTAGATGGGAACATCGCCACGCTTGATAGCATGGCTCACCACCTGCCATGCGCTTTACATTTAGTTGGATACGGTATTTCATTCATCACTCAATTCTAGACACTCCTTACTACACAGATGCATTTTCTTTTCCCAGGCTTTTTATGCCTTCATGGAGGAATGGTGAAGACGGACAGGAATTCGAACCCGAGTCGCTTCAAGGCTTATTGCCCATGTGGTTACCAACTACACTACAGTGTTGAGCCTCCAAGCTGCCCCACTCCACTGATTCATTGACCTGCCCACTGAAGAGTAACTGGTTGGGCGGTAATTCAGTCAAGTTAAATATACTTTTAAAACGGTCCATTGGTATGACTCCAATTTGTTGTCTTTCCGAGCATGAGTCAGGTTGTAACAGTCAGCCATGGTATCATTCCAGATTGAAGCTCCATAGAAACAGAATAGATGCAGGAACCACACTGATATGACTGGAACCATTGTTCCACATAATGGACGGTGGCGAAGGCTGTAGGGTCGGCGTTAAGGCCGATCCAGCAACGCCTTAGTCTTTCCCTTATGTCAGAGCGTTTCAGCCGGCTATATCCCTCCCGTGTTGTGTGAGCCTGTggacgtgtgtgggtgtgtgtgtttacgtgctgACCTCCATGCAAGCATGCGCCAGCAGGGAGCTGAGGAGCATGTATGCAGGAAGACACGGTGTTCCAACAGGATGTATGTCGCACAGAGGGCGACCGGCGGAGGCGTCTTCTTTTCTGATGTAAACCTCCGCTCATCATCCCACCTTTTCCTCCGTTGGATGCTCCCACCCCGACCCTCTGACCCATTTGGCTGGACCATCAAtacgataaaaaaaaagttgtgtggggttttgtctttgtcttcacACCCCTTATCTTGCACATCAGGCAGAACACGTGTCCCATTCTAACACAAACACGCGGATGTGCACCTGAACTGGAGCCGTTATTCAGGGCAGCTGGCCAGTGGCTCCTGGTTTATTATTCTCCTGTTGAAATGCAGATGGCTAAACCATATGACCAGAGCCGggaaacaagcaaacacattaATGACTTCTGACCTCGCTACCTGCAGAAAATCGGGCTTACCACCCTGATTGGCCTCAACCACTTGATAAATTCACCTTTATAGCGccggtttgtttgtgtttgttgcaaATGTGTGTACGGGAGAGaatgtgagtctgtctgtggatgcgtgcctgtgtgcatgtgtgtcccaCTCACCCTCCTCTTCAGACGATCCCTCTCtttcagtgtgagtgtgtccgcCTTGGCGATGACGGGGACGATGTTGACCTTGCTGTGTATGGCCTTCATGAACTCCACATCCAGAGGCTTCAGGCTGACAGCATGTAGACGTTGGGAAGAGGACGAACACCAACAAGCGTGAGTAGGTAATAAACAGACGGGAAGGAGAAGGTCATAATAACAGCGGAAGTTTCGACAGGTGACGATTGCCTGGGAAaagtctgtgcttgtgtgtggctcattatgtttgtgtgtgcgtttgtgcgtgtgcgctcgtgtgaatgtgtgcctgcatacatctgtgtgtgggtgccggtgtacgtgtgtgttggtaatgtgtatgtgtatgcaagTGTACAAACGTGTGGCGATATGCGTGTgcttttacgtgtgtgtgtctgtattcgtATGCACACGTTGGCGTGTGGCTCACCCGTGTCCGAAGGGAGAGATGAAGTAGAAGCAGCAGTGGACCCTGTTGTCCACGATGTGTCTCCGGTTCAGCCCGCTCTCGTCGTGAAGGTAGCGCTCAAACTGGTTGTCGATGTACTGGATGATGGTCTTGAAGCTGTGGCCGGGAGGAgacgacacagagaggcaggcGGCTAGGACACCTCTTCAACCGCCACGCCATTCACATTTTTCTATGTTTGCGTTTTATTTGACACTGAGTGATTTGAGGAAATTCCTCAAGCAGGCCGAGAGAGGATAAGGGGTATTGTGGGATATCCAGCTTATCTGCAGCACATTTTGGACAATGCACATTAATGACTTCCTTTGGAGCTACCCAACAAGGTCAAAGTCCCTGGCTTGGTGCCCAGCGCCTCCTTTTGCCTCAACCAGCACAATTTCATTaaaccaacaaaaaataaacagctgaatgaatgaattgttGTTAACTTCAGCTGTAGAGTAAGCATTAAATGTGGCACAAGCCGTAATAGTAATCGTTATATTTTTCCATACCACAAACTCACCAGCCTCTGTGCGTCGTCTAAGGTTGCTACAAGTCTTGTCACAAACATGACAAAAGCTGAAGGAAACTACGCTGAGGGAGGGTTTTTTAGAAACGCTCCCCTGACAGCGGCGGGGGCTGCCTCGGAACCCAGAGGTACAAAAAGAGTCGTGGCGGGACAATCAACAGGAAATAGACCCAGGAACGCGAACAACGAGAGAATGGGGAGGGAGGTTTCGGCTCCAGAtgccacacatacaaacatcaccaaacacacaaaattaacactcacacacacatacagatatcaCAGTGTGTACAGGCATGGAAACGAACACTTTAACAGAAATCCGTGGGAGGAGGAATAGGGAAAAGCTGTCCAAAAAGGTACTTGAGAGAGGGAGTAGtagaggatgggagggagggatacaACCAAGACACTTTGACTGCACTATCTCCACCAATCACACGTCCACCCACACCCAGACACCCACCAGTCCTGGCTGTTAATGGCGTCCCCGTATCCGGGCGTGTCCACCACGGTGAGGCGGAgcttcactcctctctcctcaatcTCCACCGTCGACGCCTCGATCTGAACCGTCCGCTCTATCTTCTCTGCGGAGGGAGAgcgggaa
Above is a genomic segment from Gadus morhua chromosome 6, gadMor3.0, whole genome shotgun sequence containing:
- the zgc:63587 gene encoding septin-2, with the translated sequence MSQSGEKGKFPETAGYVGFANLPNQVHRKSVKKGFEFTLMVVGESGLGKSTLINSLFLTDLYPERYIPGAAEKIERTVQIEASTVEIEERGVKLRLTVVDTPGYGDAINSQDCFKTIIQYIDNQFERYLHDESGLNRRHIVDNRVHCCFYFISPFGHGLKPLDVEFMKAIHSKVNIVPVIAKADTLTLKERDRLKRRILDEIAEHGIKIYQLPDADSDEDEEFKEQTRVLKASIPFAVIGSNQLIEVKGKKIRGRLYPWGVVEVENPEHNDFLKLRTMLVTHMQDLQEVTQDLHYENFRSERLKRSGRNVEEDVMDKDQILLQKEAELRRMHQMIAHMQAQMKMKGDE